The following are from one region of the Tenacibaculum dicentrarchi genome:
- a CDS encoding succinate dehydrogenase/fumarate reductase iron-sulfur subunit has product MNLTLKVWRQKNASDKGKMVDYQVTEISEHMSFLEMMDVLNEQIINLGDEPIAFDHDCREGICGMCSMYINGEAHGPDRGITTCQLHMRMFKDGDTITIEPFRAAAFPVIKDLVVDRMAFERIQQAGGYISVNTSGNTQDANAIPIPKKDADDAMDAATCIGCGACVATCKNSSAMLFVGAKVSQFALLPQGQVEATDRVLNMVAQMDAEGFGNCTNTGACEVECPKGISLENIARMNTEFMKASLKG; this is encoded by the coding sequence ATGAATTTAACACTTAAAGTTTGGCGTCAAAAAAACGCAAGTGATAAGGGAAAGATGGTCGATTACCAAGTAACCGAGATTTCTGAGCATATGTCTTTCTTAGAAATGATGGACGTACTTAACGAACAAATTATTAATTTAGGTGATGAGCCTATTGCATTTGACCATGATTGTCGTGAAGGAATTTGCGGAATGTGTTCTATGTATATTAACGGTGAAGCTCATGGTCCTGATAGAGGTATTACTACCTGTCAGTTACACATGCGTATGTTTAAAGATGGCGATACTATTACAATCGAGCCATTTAGAGCAGCAGCTTTTCCTGTAATTAAAGATTTAGTTGTTGATAGAATGGCTTTTGAGCGTATTCAACAAGCAGGTGGATATATTTCTGTAAATACTTCAGGAAATACACAAGATGCCAACGCAATTCCTATTCCTAAAAAAGATGCTGATGACGCAATGGACGCAGCAACTTGTATTGGTTGTGGTGCTTGTGTTGCAACTTGTAAAAACTCATCGGCAATGTTATTTGTTGGAGCTAAAGTAAGTCAATTTGCTTTATTACCACAAGGACAGGTTGAAGCTACCGATCGTGTTTTAAACATGGTGGCTCAAATGGATGCTGAAGGTTTTGGAAACTGTACAAATACAGGAGCTTGTGAAGTGGAATGCCCGAAAGGAATTTCATTAGAAAACATCGCTCGTATGAATACAGAATTTATGAAAGCAAGTTTAAAAGGATAG
- a CDS encoding fumarate reductase/succinate dehydrogenase flavoprotein subunit, which produces MALDSKIPKGPIKDKWTDYKNKIDLVNPANKRNIDVIVVGTGLAGGSAAATLAELGYNVKAFAYQDSPRRAHSIAAQGGINAAKNYQGDGDSFYRLFYDTVKGGDYRSREANVYRLAEVSANIIDQCVAQGVPFARDYGGLLDNRSFGGVLVSRTFYAKGQTGQQLLLGAYSAMNRQIARGKIEMFNRHEMLDVVKVDGKARGIIARDLITGKIERHSAHAVVIATGGYGNVYFLSTNAMGSNATAAWKIHKKGAFFANPCYTQIHPTCIPRSGDYQSKLTLMSESLRNDGRIWVPKNMEDVMAIREGRKKPTQLSEEERDYYLERRYPAFGNLVPRDVASRAAKERCDAGYGVNATGEAVYLDFKSAITRYGTEQAKLQHITNPSEAKVYELGKGIIEAKYGNLFQMYEKIVDENPYETPMMIYPATHYTMGGVWVDYNLMTTVDGLYCIGEANFSDHGANRLGASALMQGLADGYFVLPYTIGDYLSGDIRTGKISTDTKEFVQAEKEVTERINFFINNKGTHSVDYYHKKLGVIMWEKCGMARNEKDLKSAMVEIKALREDFWKNVTVPGDANEMNPELEKAGRVADFLELGELFAKDALDRKESCGGHFREESAEIDGPQKGEAKRNDKDYAYVAAWEYKGEPAAAVLHKEELEFNDIELKQRSYK; this is translated from the coding sequence ATGGCTTTAGATTCAAAAATTCCAAAAGGTCCAATTAAAGATAAATGGACAGATTATAAAAATAAGATTGATTTAGTAAACCCTGCAAACAAACGTAATATTGATGTTATTGTTGTTGGTACAGGATTAGCTGGTGGATCTGCTGCTGCAACCTTAGCCGAATTAGGTTATAATGTAAAAGCATTTGCTTATCAAGATTCTCCACGTAGAGCGCATTCAATTGCAGCACAAGGAGGAATTAATGCAGCAAAAAATTATCAAGGTGATGGTGATTCTTTCTACCGATTATTTTACGATACCGTAAAAGGTGGAGATTACCGTTCACGTGAGGCAAACGTATACCGTTTGGCAGAAGTTTCTGCAAATATTATTGATCAATGTGTGGCACAAGGAGTTCCTTTTGCTCGTGATTATGGTGGATTATTAGACAACCGTTCATTTGGTGGAGTTTTAGTTTCTAGAACTTTTTATGCAAAAGGACAAACAGGACAACAATTATTATTAGGAGCATATTCAGCTATGAACCGTCAAATTGCTCGTGGAAAGATTGAAATGTTCAATCGTCATGAAATGTTAGACGTTGTTAAAGTTGATGGAAAAGCCCGTGGAATTATTGCCCGTGATTTAATTACAGGTAAAATCGAGCGTCATTCAGCACACGCCGTAGTTATTGCTACTGGTGGATACGGAAATGTATATTTCTTATCAACAAATGCAATGGGGTCAAACGCAACTGCAGCTTGGAAAATTCATAAAAAAGGAGCATTTTTTGCAAACCCTTGTTATACGCAAATTCACCCTACTTGTATTCCTCGTTCAGGTGATTATCAATCGAAATTAACCTTGATGTCAGAATCATTACGTAATGACGGTCGTATTTGGGTTCCTAAAAACATGGAAGATGTAATGGCAATTAGAGAAGGTCGTAAAAAACCAACTCAATTATCAGAAGAAGAAAGAGATTACTACTTAGAAAGAAGATACCCTGCCTTTGGTAACTTAGTGCCTCGTGATGTTGCCTCTCGTGCAGCAAAAGAACGTTGTGATGCTGGTTACGGAGTAAATGCAACTGGTGAAGCAGTGTATTTAGATTTTAAATCGGCAATTACTCGTTACGGAACAGAACAAGCAAAATTACAACATATAACAAATCCTTCGGAAGCAAAAGTTTACGAATTAGGAAAAGGAATCATAGAAGCAAAATATGGTAACCTATTCCAAATGTATGAGAAAATTGTTGATGAAAATCCGTACGAAACACCAATGATGATTTATCCTGCAACACACTATACAATGGGTGGTGTTTGGGTTGATTATAACTTAATGACCACTGTTGATGGATTGTACTGTATTGGAGAAGCAAATTTCTCTGACCATGGTGCCAACCGTTTAGGAGCTTCTGCATTAATGCAAGGTTTAGCCGATGGATATTTCGTATTACCGTATACTATTGGAGATTATTTATCTGGAGATATTCGTACAGGAAAAATTTCTACCGATACCAAAGAATTCGTACAAGCTGAAAAAGAAGTTACCGAACGTATTAATTTCTTTATCAATAATAAAGGAACACATTCTGTAGATTATTACCATAAAAAATTAGGTGTAATTATGTGGGAAAAATGTGGAATGGCTCGTAATGAAAAAGATTTAAAATCAGCAATGGTTGAAATTAAAGCATTACGTGAAGATTTCTGGAAAAACGTAACAGTTCCTGGTGATGCAAACGAAATGAATCCTGAATTAGAGAAAGCTGGTCGTGTGGCTGATTTCCTTGAATTAGGGGAGTTATTCGCCAAAGATGCTTTAGATAGAAAAGAATCATGTGGAGGTCACTTTAGAGAAGAGTCAGCAGAAATTGATGGTCCTCAAAAAGGAGAAGCAAAACGTAATGATAAAGATTACGCTTATGTTGCTGCTTGGGAATACAAAGGTGAGCCAGCTGCTGCGGTTTTACACAAAGAAGAATTAGAGTTTAACGATATTGAACTAAAACAACGTTCATACAAATAA
- a CDS encoding succinate dehydrogenase cytochrome b subunit, whose protein sequence is MMGLLKSSIGRKFAMALSAFFLMFFLLQHFVINVTSLFPDNGATFNALSHFMGTNPLIQYVMQPVLIFGVVFHFVMGFVLELKNKSATSVSYAKDNGAANSTWMSRNMIWSGAAILAFVLLHFIDFWFPEINTKFIQGDWSGVHEGIEGLRYFHELQEKFVNPLRVGAYVIAFVFLALHLLHGFSSAFQSVGANNKYTKGLKTFCKIYAIGIPVGFIIVALFHHFNH, encoded by the coding sequence ATAATGGGATTATTAAAATCTTCTATTGGAAGAAAATTTGCCATGGCGCTTTCGGCGTTCTTCTTGATGTTTTTCTTATTGCAACACTTTGTAATAAACGTCACCTCACTTTTTCCAGATAATGGAGCAACATTTAACGCGTTATCCCACTTTATGGGAACTAACCCGTTAATTCAATATGTGATGCAACCAGTCTTAATTTTTGGTGTAGTTTTTCATTTTGTAATGGGATTCGTCTTAGAATTAAAAAACAAAAGTGCAACAAGTGTAAGTTATGCAAAAGATAACGGAGCAGCCAATTCTACTTGGATGAGTAGAAATATGATTTGGTCTGGTGCAGCTATTTTAGCATTTGTATTGTTACACTTTATCGATTTCTGGTTTCCAGAAATTAACACGAAATTTATCCAAGGTGATTGGAGTGGTGTACACGAAGGTATTGAAGGATTACGTTATTTTCATGAATTACAAGAAAAATTTGTAAACCCACTTAGAGTTGGTGCTTACGTAATTGCTTTTGTATTCTTAGCATTACACTTATTACACGGATTTTCTTCAGCATTCCAATCGGTTGGAGCAAATAACAAATACACTAAAGGATTGAAAACATTTTGTAAAATATATGCAATTGGTATTCCTGTTGGATTTATCATCGTTGCTTTATTTCATCATTTCAATCATTAA
- a CDS encoding ribonucleoside-diphosphate reductase subunit alpha, with amino-acid sequence MYVLKRDGRKEPVMFDKITERVRKMCYGLNNIVDPVKVAMRVIEGLYDGVPATELDNLAAEVAATMTTAHPDYAKLAARIAVSNLHKNTKKSFSETMTDLYNYVNPRTDKKSPLLADDVYEIIQKNADKLDSTIIYSRDFNYDYFGFKTLERSYLLKLNGTIAERPQHMLMRVSIGIHKDDIDEAIATYELMSKKYFTHATPTLFNAGTPKPQMSSCFLLQMQDDSIEGIYDTLKQTAKISQSAGGIGLSIHNIRATGSYIAGTNGTSNGIVPMLKVFNDTARYVDQGGGKRKGSFAMYLEPWHADIFDFLDLKKNHGKEEMRARDLFYAMWISDLFMERVQQDGDWTLMCPQECPNLFDTYGDEFNRLYTGYEAAGKGRKTIKARELWEKILESQIETGTPYMLYKDAANRKSNQKNLGTIRSSNLCTEIMEYTAEDEVAVCNLASIAMPMFIAEDKNGTKFFDHDELYKVTKKVIRNLDTVIDRNYYPVIEAENSNVRHRPVGLGIQGLADAFIMLRLPFTSDEAKKLNKEIFETLYFASVTSSMEIAKAKEPYSTFKGSPMSKGEFQHNMWGVTEADLSGRWDWESLRKEVVEHGVRNSLLVAPMPTASTSQILGNNEAFEPYTSNIYTRRVLSGEFIVVNKHLLEDLVELNLWDNAMKEDIMRANGSIQHIATIPQDLKDLYKTVWEMSMKDIIDMARDRGYFIDQSQSLNLFMKDPDYAKLTSMHFYAHKVGLKTGMYYLRTKSAVNAKQFTLNIEKKKEVIQEDAPMSAAEYKAMVDASKNGAPDDDCLMCGS; translated from the coding sequence ATGTATGTATTAAAGAGAGATGGTAGAAAAGAGCCTGTAATGTTCGATAAAATTACAGAAAGGGTTCGAAAAATGTGCTATGGTTTAAATAATATTGTTGACCCAGTAAAAGTAGCAATGCGTGTTATTGAAGGTTTATATGATGGAGTACCAGCTACTGAATTAGATAATTTAGCGGCTGAAGTTGCTGCAACAATGACTACTGCTCATCCTGATTATGCAAAGTTAGCAGCAAGAATTGCTGTATCAAATTTACATAAAAACACCAAAAAATCGTTCTCTGAAACGATGACTGATTTATATAATTATGTAAATCCTCGTACAGATAAAAAATCTCCTTTATTAGCTGATGATGTATATGAAATCATTCAAAAAAATGCTGATAAATTAGACTCTACAATTATTTATAGTCGTGATTTTAATTATGATTATTTTGGTTTTAAAACCTTAGAACGTTCTTATTTATTAAAATTAAATGGAACTATTGCAGAGCGCCCGCAACATATGTTAATGCGTGTATCAATAGGTATTCATAAAGATGATATTGATGAAGCAATAGCAACTTACGAGTTAATGAGTAAAAAATATTTTACCCATGCAACGCCTACATTATTTAATGCAGGAACGCCTAAACCACAAATGTCTTCTTGTTTTTTATTACAAATGCAAGATGATAGTATCGAAGGAATTTATGATACTTTAAAGCAAACTGCAAAAATTTCGCAATCGGCAGGAGGTATCGGATTATCTATACACAATATTCGTGCTACAGGAAGTTATATTGCTGGAACTAACGGAACATCAAACGGTATTGTACCAATGTTAAAAGTGTTTAACGACACAGCACGTTACGTAGACCAAGGAGGAGGAAAACGTAAAGGTTCTTTCGCTATGTATTTAGAGCCTTGGCATGCCGATATTTTTGATTTTTTAGATTTAAAGAAAAATCATGGTAAAGAAGAAATGAGAGCACGTGATTTATTTTACGCTATGTGGATTTCTGATTTATTTATGGAACGTGTACAGCAAGATGGTGATTGGACATTAATGTGTCCGCAAGAATGCCCTAATTTATTTGATACTTATGGTGATGAATTTAACCGTTTGTATACAGGGTATGAAGCTGCTGGAAAAGGTAGAAAAACCATAAAAGCACGTGAATTATGGGAGAAAATTTTAGAGTCGCAAATTGAAACAGGTACACCGTACATGTTATACAAAGATGCTGCAAACCGTAAATCGAATCAAAAGAATTTAGGAACTATTCGTTCTTCAAACTTATGTACCGAAATTATGGAATATACTGCCGAAGATGAAGTAGCAGTATGTAATTTAGCATCTATAGCAATGCCAATGTTTATTGCTGAAGATAAAAACGGAACAAAGTTTTTTGACCATGATGAATTATATAAAGTAACTAAAAAAGTAATTAGAAACTTAGATACTGTTATTGATAGAAATTATTATCCTGTTATTGAAGCAGAAAATTCTAATGTGCGCCATCGTCCAGTAGGTTTAGGTATTCAAGGACTTGCTGATGCTTTTATTATGTTACGTTTGCCTTTTACTTCGGATGAAGCTAAAAAGTTAAACAAAGAAATATTTGAAACCTTGTATTTTGCTTCGGTAACTTCATCAATGGAAATTGCAAAAGCTAAAGAGCCATATTCTACTTTTAAAGGTTCGCCAATGTCTAAAGGAGAATTTCAACATAATATGTGGGGCGTAACTGAAGCCGATTTAAGCGGTCGCTGGGATTGGGAATCTTTACGTAAAGAAGTTGTAGAACATGGTGTTCGTAACTCGTTATTAGTAGCGCCAATGCCAACTGCATCTACTTCTCAAATTTTAGGAAATAACGAAGCTTTTGAACCATATACGTCTAATATTTATACTCGTAGAGTTTTATCTGGTGAATTTATTGTTGTAAACAAACATTTATTAGAAGACTTAGTAGAATTGAATTTATGGGACAATGCAATGAAAGAAGATATTATGCGTGCAAACGGTTCTATCCAACATATTGCTACTATTCCACAAGATTTAAAAGACCTTTATAAAACGGTTTGGGAAATGAGTATGAAAGATATTATTGATATGGCTCGTGATAGAGGATATTTTATCGATCAATCTCAATCATTAAACTTATTTATGAAAGACCCTGATTATGCTAAATTAACTTCGATGCATTTTTATGCTCACAAAGTTGGTTTAAAAACAGGAATGTACTATTTGAGAACAAAATCGGCAGTAAATGCGAAGCAGTTTACCTTAAATATTGAAAAGAAAAAAGAGGTAATTCAAGAAGATGCACCAATGAGTGCTGCTGAATATAAAGCAATGGTTGATGCTTCTAAAAATGGCGCTCCTGATGATGATTGTTTAATGTGTGGTTCTTAA
- a CDS encoding ribonucleotide-diphosphate reductase subunit beta — MTAIEPILQENKDRFVIFPIQHDDLWDWYKKQQASIWTAEEIDLSVDVIDWETKLTDDERYFIKHILAFFAASDGIVNENLAENFVNEVQYSEAKFFYGFQIMMENVHSETYSLLIDTYVKNEIEKDQLFKAIEIFPAIKKKADWALKWIESDSFAERLIAFAAVEGIFFSGSFCSIFWLKKRGLLPGLTFSNELISRDEGMHCDFAVHLHNHHIVNKVPKARIREIIIDALSIEREFITESLPVSLIGMNAKLMTQYLEYVTDRLLLEFGCDKEYNATNPFDFMEMISLEGKTNFFEKRVSEYQKAGVSGGGTGDISFDAEF, encoded by the coding sequence ATGACAGCAATCGAACCAATTTTACAAGAAAATAAAGATAGATTTGTGATTTTTCCAATTCAACATGATGATTTATGGGATTGGTATAAAAAACAACAAGCATCAATTTGGACTGCTGAAGAAATAGATTTATCAGTAGATGTTATTGATTGGGAAACCAAATTAACCGACGATGAGCGTTATTTTATTAAACATATTTTAGCTTTTTTTGCAGCTTCTGACGGAATTGTAAATGAAAATTTAGCAGAAAATTTTGTAAATGAAGTACAATATTCTGAAGCAAAATTTTTCTATGGTTTTCAAATAATGATGGAAAATGTACATTCAGAAACGTATTCATTATTAATAGATACGTATGTGAAAAATGAAATAGAAAAAGACCAATTATTTAAAGCAATTGAAATTTTTCCAGCAATTAAAAAGAAAGCTGATTGGGCATTAAAATGGATTGAATCAGATTCGTTTGCAGAACGTTTAATTGCTTTTGCTGCTGTTGAAGGAATTTTCTTTTCTGGGTCTTTCTGTTCTATTTTCTGGTTAAAAAAACGTGGTTTATTACCTGGATTAACATTTTCTAATGAATTAATTTCAAGAGATGAAGGAATGCACTGTGATTTTGCTGTGCATTTACATAATCATCATATTGTAAATAAAGTACCTAAAGCACGTATTCGTGAAATTATTATAGATGCTTTAAGTATTGAAAGAGAGTTTATTACAGAATCATTACCAGTGAGTTTAATTGGTATGAATGCTAAATTAATGACACAATATTTAGAGTATGTAACAGACAGATTATTATTAGAATTTGGATGTGACAAAGAATATAATGCTACAAATCCGTTTGATTTTATGGAAATGATTTCATTAGAAGGAAAAACAAATTTCTTTGAAAAAAGAGTTTCTGAATACCAAAAAGCAGGTGTTTCTGGTGGAGGTACAGGAGATATTAGTTTTGATGCTGAATTTTAA
- the trxA gene encoding thioredoxin — protein MTENLTKETFFKKVFNFEENKEWNFEGDKPALIDFYADWCGPCKSLAPILEELSNEYEGKIDIYKINTEEEPELAAAFDVRSIPSMLFCPMNEAPQRANGALPKKQIEEIIKDVLKV, from the coding sequence ATGACAGAAAATTTAACAAAAGAAACTTTTTTTAAAAAAGTATTTAATTTTGAAGAAAATAAAGAATGGAATTTTGAAGGTGATAAACCAGCATTAATTGATTTTTATGCCGATTGGTGTGGTCCTTGTAAATCGTTAGCACCAATTTTAGAAGAATTGAGTAACGAATATGAAGGTAAAATTGATATTTATAAAATTAATACAGAAGAAGAACCTGAATTAGCGGCTGCTTTTGATGTTCGTAGTATTCCTTCAATGTTATTTTGCCCTATGAACGAAGCTCCTCAAAGAGCCAATGGTGCATTGCCAAAAAAACAGATTGAAGAAATTATAAAAGATGTTTTAAAGGTCTAA
- a CDS encoding prolyl oligopeptidase family serine peptidase, whose amino-acid sequence MKKILFSILCASTVLVSCKKENQSEKNIQKNTTLNYPKTAKKPIVDDYFGTKITDNYRWLEDDKSTETENWVKAENDVTFNYLSKIPYREQLKDRLSELWNYEKLGTPFKEGDYTYFYKNDGLQNQSVLYRKDAQGNEEVFLNPNTFSKDGTTSLGSVSFTKDGSIVAYSISEGGSDWRKIIVLNTKTKEIIGDTLIDVKFSGIAWKGNEGFYYSSYDKPEGSELSAKTDQHKLYYHALNTPQKTDKIIFGATSEEKNRYVGGSLTEDNKYLLISAATSTSGNKLFLKDLTTPNSKLVTITDNYDNDTYVIDSRGDKLYLVTNLNAPNKKIVTVDAKNPTPENWTDFIAETENVLSPSTGAGYFFTEYMVDAVSKVLQYDFDGKLIREVKLPGVGSAGGFGGKTKAKEIYFSFTNYNTPSSSYKFNPEDGTYILSWKPEISFNADAYESKQIFYTSKDGTKVPMIITYKKGLELNGKNPTILYGYGGFNVSLTPSFSIANAVWMEQGGVYAVPNLRGGGEYGKKWHDAGTQLKKQNVFDDFIAAAEYLINQKYTSSDYLAIRGGSNGGLLVGATMTQRPDLMKVALPAVGVLDMLRYHTFTAGAGWAYDYGTSADNKEMFDYLNGYSPVHNVQKVAYPATMVTTGDHDDRVVPAHSFKFAAELQDKQQGENPVLIRIETNAGHGAGTPVAKTIEQYADIFGFTLYNMGFNKLPNQDKK is encoded by the coding sequence ATGAAAAAAATCCTTTTTTCAATTCTTTGTGCGAGTACTGTTTTAGTGTCTTGTAAGAAAGAAAATCAATCTGAAAAAAACATTCAAAAAAACACCACATTGAACTATCCTAAAACCGCTAAAAAACCAATTGTAGATGATTATTTTGGAACAAAAATAACCGATAATTATCGTTGGTTAGAAGATGATAAAAGTACCGAAACCGAAAATTGGGTAAAAGCCGAAAATGACGTTACTTTTAATTATTTAAGTAAAATTCCGTATCGTGAGCAATTAAAAGATAGATTATCAGAATTATGGAATTACGAAAAATTAGGAACGCCTTTTAAAGAAGGTGATTATACCTACTTTTATAAAAATGACGGATTGCAAAATCAATCAGTTTTATACAGAAAAGATGCTCAAGGAAATGAAGAAGTTTTCTTAAATCCAAATACTTTTTCTAAGGATGGAACAACCTCATTAGGTTCGGTCAGTTTTACTAAAGATGGAAGTATTGTTGCCTATTCAATTTCTGAAGGAGGAAGCGATTGGCGAAAAATTATTGTTTTAAATACAAAAACTAAAGAAATTATTGGTGATACTTTAATTGATGTAAAATTCTCTGGAATCGCTTGGAAAGGCAACGAAGGTTTTTATTATTCTAGTTACGATAAGCCTGAAGGAAGTGAATTATCTGCAAAAACAGACCAGCATAAATTATATTATCATGCTTTAAATACGCCACAAAAAACCGACAAAATTATTTTTGGAGCAACATCCGAAGAAAAAAACAGGTATGTTGGCGGTTCTTTAACTGAGGATAACAAGTATTTACTTATTTCTGCGGCTACTTCAACATCAGGAAATAAATTATTTTTAAAAGATTTAACAACCCCTAATAGTAAGTTAGTTACCATTACAGATAATTATGATAACGATACTTATGTAATTGACAGCCGTGGCGATAAATTATATTTAGTAACAAACTTAAATGCACCAAATAAAAAAATAGTAACTGTTGATGCTAAAAATCCAACACCAGAAAATTGGACAGATTTTATTGCAGAAACTGAAAACGTATTATCACCATCAACAGGAGCTGGGTATTTTTTCACAGAATATATGGTTGATGCTGTTTCTAAAGTTTTACAATACGATTTTGATGGAAAATTAATCCGTGAAGTAAAGCTTCCAGGTGTTGGTTCTGCTGGTGGTTTTGGTGGAAAAACAAAAGCTAAAGAAATCTATTTTTCATTTACAAACTACAATACACCAAGTTCATCTTATAAATTTAATCCTGAAGATGGAACGTATATTTTATCTTGGAAACCTGAAATTTCTTTCAATGCTGATGCTTATGAAAGTAAACAAATATTTTATACATCAAAAGACGGAACAAAAGTTCCGATGATAATTACCTATAAAAAAGGTTTAGAATTAAACGGTAAAAATCCAACTATTTTATATGGTTATGGCGGATTTAATGTCAGTTTAACACCTTCATTTAGCATTGCAAACGCCGTTTGGATGGAACAAGGCGGAGTATATGCCGTTCCTAATTTACGTGGTGGTGGTGAATATGGTAAAAAATGGCACGATGCAGGAACACAATTAAAAAAACAAAATGTGTTTGACGATTTTATTGCAGCTGCCGAATATTTAATCAATCAAAAATATACTTCTTCTGATTATTTGGCAATCCGTGGAGGCTCAAACGGTGGATTATTAGTTGGCGCAACAATGACACAGCGTCCCGATTTAATGAAAGTCGCTTTGCCTGCCGTTGGAGTTTTAGATATGTTACGTTATCACACGTTTACTGCGGGTGCAGGTTGGGCGTATGATTACGGAACATCTGCCGATAACAAAGAAATGTTCGATTATTTAAACGGATATTCTCCTGTACACAACGTTCAAAAAGTGGCGTATCCTGCAACTATGGTAACCACTGGTGACCATGATGACCGTGTAGTTCCTGCCCACAGTTTTAAGTTTGCTGCCGAATTACAAGATAAGCAACAAGGCGAAAATCCTGTGTTAATTCGTATTGAAACAAATGCTGGTCATGGCGCTGGAACTCCCGTAGCTAAAACCATCGAACAATATGCCGATATTTTCGGATTTACATTATATAACATGGGTTTTAATAAACTTCCTAATCAAGATAAAAAGTAA
- a CDS encoding ABC transporter ATP-binding protein produces the protein MLQVNNITFGYSKEKTTLKNINFSLQKGEHLCIMGASGCGKSTLLKALYGLLDLKSGTIFYDDFQVLGPEYYLVPGVDFFKYVAQDFDLISFTSVSENIKKFLSRFDPEEAQRRTNELLNIIEMTNFANTKVENLSGGQKQRVAIAKALAKQPKLLLLDEPFSQIDNFKKNSLRRNLFNYLKKNKITCITATHQGTDALSFANHVIILKNGEIIANDTPEHLYKNPKIKYVASLFDTVNEIVIDQKQVEESILLYPHQIEVVANSARKAVVKEIYFKGSHWLIKVIYNSRFVFLKHPTKLKIDEIVSLKFDV, from the coding sequence ATGCTACAAGTAAACAATATTACCTTCGGATATTCTAAAGAAAAAACAACACTAAAAAACATCAATTTCTCCCTTCAAAAAGGAGAACATTTATGTATAATGGGCGCAAGTGGTTGCGGAAAATCAACTTTATTAAAAGCCCTTTACGGATTATTAGATTTAAAAAGCGGAACAATTTTTTATGACGATTTTCAAGTTCTAGGACCTGAATATTATTTAGTTCCTGGCGTAGATTTTTTCAAATACGTAGCCCAAGATTTCGATTTAATATCTTTTACAAGCGTTAGTGAAAACATTAAAAAATTCCTATCACGTTTTGATCCCGAAGAAGCTCAAAGAAGAACCAACGAGCTCTTGAATATTATTGAAATGACCAATTTCGCCAATACAAAAGTAGAAAACCTAAGCGGCGGGCAAAAACAACGTGTTGCAATCGCAAAAGCCTTAGCAAAACAGCCAAAATTACTACTACTAGACGAGCCTTTTAGTCAGATTGATAATTTCAAAAAAAACTCACTGCGTAGAAACCTATTTAATTATCTGAAAAAAAATAAAATTACCTGTATTACAGCCACCCATCAAGGAACAGACGCTTTATCGTTTGCCAACCATGTTATTATTCTTAAAAATGGTGAAATAATTGCTAACGATACGCCTGAACACTTATATAAAAACCCGAAAATAAAATATGTAGCCTCTTTATTCGATACTGTTAACGAAATTGTTATCGATCAAAAACAAGTAGAAGAAAGTATTTTATTATATCCGCATCAAATAGAAGTTGTAGCAAATTCGGCACGTAAAGCCGTAGTAAAAGAAATCTATTTTAAAGGTTCTCACTGGCTAATAAAAGTAATTTACAACAGCCGATTTGTCTTTTTAAAGCATCCTACAAAACTTAAAATTGATGAAATAGTTTCACTGAAGTTTGATGTATAG